The following nucleotide sequence is from Nocardioides eburneiflavus.
CAGGCGTTGCAGGGCGCGCATCAGGATCCGGGTCTGCGGCTGCACGCCCTCGACGGCCGACAGGACGAGCACGGCGCCGTCGAGCACCCCGAGGACGCGCTCGACCTCGGCGATGAAGTCCGGGTGGCCGGGGGTGTCGATGACGTTGACGACGAGGTCCTCGAGCGGGAACGCCACGACCGCGGCCTTGATGGTGATGCCGCGGCGGCGCTCGAGGGCGAGGCTGTCGGTCTGCGTGGTGCCGGCGTCCACCGAGCCGGGCCGGTCGACGACGCCGGCGAGGTGGAGGAGGTGCTCGGTGAGGGTGGTCTTACCGGCGTCGACGTGGGCGAGGATGCCCAGGTTGAGCGATCGTTCGGATGAGCGTGGAGGCACGCGGGGTCCCTTCGAGGAGGTGGATGCGGACGGGAGCGTGCGTTGCTCGCATCTCGGTGCCTCCTGGGACGTCGCCGTGGCCGGCCTCTCCGGCTTCCCCGGCACGCTAGGCAGCAGGACGTCGCGAGGGCAACCGGATTACGGCCGACGGCGCAGCGGCGGTGCACCTGCCTCGCCCGCTCCGCGGCCCGCGGGCAACCTGAGAAGTTGCTGTGACGGGAACAGCGCCTGCCCCGTGCGCGTTTGAACGGGTGTTCCCCCGGCTAGAGTGGAGGAACGCACACGGACGTCGTCACCGCGACGCGTCGACCCCCCGGAACCTCCGGGGGCGGCCTCCAAGGAGAGACCATGAAGAGCAACAATCCCGTTTTCGCCCGTTCCGAGGAGTTCAACCGCGCCTCGTCGAACGCCTACCCGGGCTACGGCGACACGGTCACCGACCCGTCCCAGTGGGGCACCGGCACGCCGGGCCAGGTCGACCAGAGCCGGATGACCGTCGACTCGGTGGTCCAGAAGACCGCGATCTCGATCGCGCTCGTCTTCGCCGCCGCGTTCGCCACCTGGTGGTACACCGGTGAGGTCAGCAGCAGCGCAGACCTGGGTCAGGTCTACCTGCTCGCGATGCTCGGTGCCGGTGGCGCGTTCCTGCTGTCGCTCGTGAACTCCTTCAAGCGCGTCATCAGCCCCGCGCTGGTGATGGCCTTCGCCGTCGCCGAGGGGGTCGCGCTGGGTGCGATCAGCAAGCTGTTCGAGGCGCAGTTCCCCGGCATCGTGATGAGCGCCGTCCTCGGCACCTTCGCCGCCTTCGCGGGCACGCTCGCCGCCTACAAGGTCCTCGACATCAAGGTCGGCGACAAGTTCCGCCGCGGCGTGGTGGCGGGCATGTTCGGCATGGTGGGCCTTGGCCTGCTGTCGATCGTCCTCGGCTTCTTCGGCATCGACACCGGCCTCTACGGCAGCGGCGGCCTGGGCTTCATCTTCGCCCTCGCCGGCCTCGTCCTCGGCATCTTCATGCTGATCCTCGACTTCGACTTCGTCGAGAACGGCGTCGCCGCCGGCCTCCCGGAGCGCGAGTCGTGGCGCGCGGCCTTCGGCCTGACCGTCGCCCTCGTCTGGATCTACACCAACCTGCTGCGGATCCTCGCGATCCTGCGTGGCGACTGATCCGCCGAATCACCTCCTGCTCGACACTCCGGCCCGCCCGAGCTCAGCTCGGGCGGGCCGTCGTCATCTCGACCGGAAGGAACCTCAGCGCTGGCTGGGGACGGGATCGACCACGTCGTCGGGGTCCTGCTCCTCGTCCTGGTCCGGCGACTCGGCCTCGGTGGCCGGGCGGCGGCGGCGGTGGCGCAGCTCGACCCAGCGCCCGCGCAGGCCGCGCTGGTTGCCGCCGACCTCGGTGCCGTCGACCTCGGTGCCGGGCGTACGGGCCGCGCGCACGGCCGCGGCGGCGACCGGCAGGATGCCCTCGCGGCGGCGGGGCTCGGGCAAGGCCTCGTCCTCGGGCAGCAGGTCGAGCGCGGCGAGGCACGACGGGATGAGCACCGACGCGAGCTGCTTGTAGCCGTCGGCCGACGGGTGGAAGCGGTCCGGTCCGAAGAGCACCGCGGGCGCGGCGTCGAACTCGGGGCCGAGGATGTCGCCGAGGGACACCGAGCGGCCGCCGTTCTCCACGACGGTGATCGTCTGGGCGGCGGCGAGCCGGCGCGACCACTCGCGCGCCACCTGCTTGAGCGGCGGCGGGATCGGCCGGATGGTGCCGAGGTCGGGGCAGGTGCCGACGACGACGGCGACGCCCTCCTCGCGCAGGCGGCGTACGCCCTCGGCGAGGTGGCGCACCGAGGCGGATGGGAGCACGGAGTGGGTGACGTCGTTGGCGCCGACCAGCACGACGGCGAGGTCGGGATGGGTGCCGAGGGCAGCGTCGACCTGGTCGGCAAGGGCGCTCGACTGCGCGCCGACGACGGCGAAGGAGCGCAGGTGCACCCGGCGGTCGGCCTGCGCCGCCACGCCGGTCGCGAGGTGGGCGCCGGTGGTGTCCTCGACGCGGTGCACGCCGTAGCCCGCGGCGCTCGAGTCACCCAGCAGCGCGATCCGGATCGCGGGGCCCGGGCGGCCGCGGCCGTACCAGCCGGTCGCGTCGGGCGGCGCGCCGGTCGCGTTGCCGATGATCCTGCGGGCGAGCTTCGCCTCGGCGACCAGCACCCCGTACAGGCCGGCGCCGAGCACCGACAGGCCGCCGCCCCCCAGGGCCGCGGCCGATGCCAGCTTGCGTGCTGCTCCAGTTGCCCCCACACCCCGAGCGTACCCAGCCGGCGTTGCAGGTTACGCAGCAGTAGACGGCTAGATTGGCCGGGTGCAGTACGTGAACTCGCTCCTCGACCTGATCGGCAACACCCCGCTCGTCCGCCTCGGCCGGACGCTGGACCTCCCTGCGGAGGCAGACGGACCGCTGGTCCTGGCCAAGGTCGAGTACCTCAACCCCGGCGGCTCGGTGAAGGACCGCATCGCGAGCCGGATGATCGAGGCCGCCGAGGCCTCGGGCGAGCTCCAGCCCGGCGGCACGATCGTCGAGCCGACCTCCGGCAACACGGGCGTCGGGCTGGCGATGGTGGCCCAGCAGAAGGGCTACAAGTGCGTCTTCGTGTGCCCCGACAAGGTCAGCGAGGACAAGCGCAACGTGCTCAAGGCCTACGGCGCCGAGGTCGTGGTCTGCCCGACCGCCGTGGCGCCCGAGCACCCGGACTCCTACTACAACGTGAGCGACCGGCTCGCCTCCCAGCCGGGCGCGTGGAAGCCCGACCAGTACTCCAACCCGCACAACCCGCGCTCCCACTACGAGACCACCGGTCCGGAGATCTGGGCGCAGACGGACGGGAGGATCACCCACTTCGTCACGGGCATGGGCACTGGCGGCACGATCAGCGGCGTCGGTCGCTACCTCAAGGAGCAGAACCCGGACATCCAGGTCGTCGGCGCCGACCCGGCCGGCTCGGTCTACTCCGGCGGCACCGGCCGCCCCTACCTCGTCGAGGGCGTCGGCGAGGACTTCTGGCCCGAGACCTACGACCGCACCGTCGCGGACCGCGTCATCGAGGTCTCCGACGCCGACTCGTTCGCCTTCACCCGCCGCCTCGCGCGCGAGGAGGCGATGCTGGTCGGCGGCTCCGCCGGCATGGCGGCCTTCGCCGCCCGCGCCCTGGCCCACGAGCTCGCCGCGGAGGGGCGTACGGACGCGGTCGTCGTCGTGCTGCTCCCCGACTCCGGCCGCGGCTACCTCACCAAGGTCTTCAACGACGAGTGGCTCGGCCAGTACGGCTTCGCGACCGGCGAGCAGGCCGACCACCGCACGGTCGGCGAGGTGCTGCGCGGCAAGTCCGGGCAGCTGCCCGACCTGGTGCACACCCACCCGGGCGAGACCATCGCCGAGGCCGTGCACATCTTCCAGGAGTACGGCGTCAGCCAGATGCCGGTCGTCCGGGCCGAGCCGCCGATCGTCGCGGCCGAGGTCGCCGGCTCGGTGTCGGTGTCGACCCTGCTCGACGCGCTGTACGCCGGCTCGGCGAAGCTCAACGACCCCGTCGGGGACCACATGTCCCCGGCGCTGCCGACGATCGGGTCCACCGAGGCCGCCGCCGACGCGGTCCGGCTGCTCGAGAAGGCCGACGCGGTGCTCGTCCACGAGGACGGCAAGCCCATCGGCGTGCTCACCCGCCAGGACCTCCTGACGTTCGTGGCCGCATCGTGACGCGCGCCGCCCGGGCCCTCGGGGCCCTCGCCTGCCTCGGCCTGCTCACCGGCGCGCTCAGCGCCTGCGGCGACGACCTCAACACCGAGACCGCTCCGGTGGAGGTCGAGCTAGGCGAAGCGTTCTCCTGGAACTCCTTCGCCGTCGAGGAGGGGTGGGAGCTCAACGGGATCGAGCGGTCGGCCGGCGCCGACGAGGTGACGACCCCCGAGGTCAAGGGGACGATCACCAACCGGTCCGAGGAGGAGCGCGCGGCGCTCTTCGAGATGGTCTTCTCCGCTGACGGATCACCCGTCGCGACCCTCAGCTGCTCGGCGGCCACGATGCTCGAGGACCAGTCCCAGCAGTTCGTCTGCCCGGGCCTGAGCGCCACCATGCCCGAGGACTACGACGCCGTCGTGGTGCAGGAGTTCAGCCGGGACACGACGCCCAGCTGAGGGGCGCTCGTCATGTCGGACCTGTCCCTCGAGGTCGTCCTCTTCCTCGTCCTCGCGGCCCTGGTGGCCGGCTTCGTCGACGCGGTCGTCGGTGGCGGGGGGCTGGTGCAGCTGCCGGCACTGCTGGTCGGGCTGCCCGGCGCGTCGGTCGTGCAGATCGCGGCGACCAACAAGCTGGCGTCCTTCTGTGGCACCTCCATCAGCGCCGCGACGTACGTCCGGCGGATCCACCCGGACCCGCGCACCTTCCTGCCCCTGATGCTCGCCGCCGGGATCGGGTCGGCCGGCGGCGCGCTCGTCGCCTCGCTGCTGCCGCGCAGCGCGTTCGACCCGATCATCCTCGTCGTGCTGGTCCTGGTCGGGGGATACGTCTGGTTCAAGCCGAGCGTCGGCGAGCTGACCCGCCTGCGCTTCCAGGGCGGGCAGCACCTCACGGCGGTCACCCTGACCGGCCTCACGATCGGGTTCTACGACGGGGCGATCGGGCCGGGGACGGGCTCGTTCCTCGTGTTCGCGCTCGTCGGCCTGCTCGGCTACAACTTCCTCGAGGCCTCGGCCAAGGCCAAGCTCGCCAACTGGGCCACGAACCTGGCCGCCCTCGCCGTCTTCGTCCCGCAGGGCGCCGTGCTCTGGCAGCTGGCCCTGCCGATGGCGGCGGCCAACATCACCGGCGGCTACCTCGGGGCGCGGCTGGCGATGGCGCGTGGTGCGAGGTTCGTCCGGGCGTTCTTCCTCGTCGTGGTCTCGGGCTTCGTCGTGCGGATCGGCGGGGACCTGCTCGGCTGGTGGTGACCGGCGGCCGTGCACCCAGGCGGTAGCCTCCCCTCGTGGGAGCCGTGGGGTCAGTCGACGCGTTCCAGCGCCGCCACCCGGTGATCGGCTTCCCCCTCGCCGTGGTCTACAAGTACTTCGACGACCAGGGCCCCTACCTCGCGGCGGCGCTGACCTACTACGCCTTCATCGCGATCTTCCCGCTGATGCTGCTCGGCACCTCGATCCTGGGCCTGTTCCTGCGCGGCGAGCCCCAGTGGCAGGAGAGCATCCTCAACTCGGCGCTCTCGCAGTTCCCCATCATCGGCGACGAGCTCGGTCGACCGCAGGGGCTCCAGGGCTCGGTGGCCGGTGTCGTCGTCGGCGCCCTCGCCGCCCTCTACGGCGCGATGGGGCTCGGCCAGGCGCTGCAGAACACCCAGCACGTGGCGTGGTCCGTCCCGCGCAACAGCCGCCCCAACCCGTTCTACGCCCGCGTCAAGACGCTCCTGCTGCTCCTGACCGCCGGGCTGTCGCTGCTCGCGGTCACCGTCGTCTCCACCATCGCCAGCACCACCGACGTGTTCACCGAGGTGATCGGCGACGGGCTCAAGACGCTGCTGCCGGTGCTGACCGTGCTGGTCGTCGGCACCGGGCTGGCCTACCTCTTCCGCTTCGCGGCCACCGGCCAGCACTCGTTCTGGCGAGCGGCGCCGGGCGGGTTCACCCTCGCCGTGCTGTGGCAGGTGCTCCAGATCGGCGGCGCGGCCTACGTCGACCGGGTGCTGGTCAACACCTCGTCGATGACCAAGACCTTCGGCCTGGTCCTGGGACTCATCGGCTTCCTCTGGATCGGCGCCGTGATGGCGGTGCTCGCGACCGAGGTCAACGTGGTGCTCGCGCGCCGGCTGTGGCCGCGCGCGCTGCTGACCCCCTTCACCGACAACGTGCAGCTGACCGACGCCGACCGCGAGGCGTACGCCCTCTACGCCCGGATGCAGCGGCACAAGGGCTTCGAGAAGGTGGTGGTGCGCTGGGAGCCGGGGCCCGCCGAACGGGAGCCCGACGAGCCGGCCGACAGGCCGGCGTGACGACCTACCTCACTGTCGCCGGCGACGCCACGGGCGAGGTCGAGGACCGCGGCTCCCGCTTCCTGTGCACGCTGCGCAGGGTGGCCGACGAGGACGAGGCGCGCGGGCTCGTGGCCTCGCTGCGCCGCGAGCACTGGGACGCGCGCCACCACTGCTCGGCGTTCGTGCTCGGACCCGGTGGGACGATCCAGCGCTCCTCCGACGACGGCGAGCCCGCAGGGACCGCGGGGGCGCCGATGCTCGAGGTGCTCAAGGGGGCCGGGGTCAGCGACGTCGCCGCCGTCGTGAGCCGGTGGTTCGGGGGGACGCTGCTGGGGGCGGGCGGCCTGGTGCGGGCCTACGGCGACGCGGTCCGTGCCGCGCTGGCGGAGGCGGGCACCCTGCGGCGTGCGCTGCTCACCGAGCTGGCCCTCGAGCTCGACCACGCCGACGCCGGCCGGGTCGAGGGCGAGCTGCGGGCGCGGGGCGTACGCGTCCTCGACGTGGCGTACGACGCGCGGGTGCGGCTGCTGCTAGCAGCGACGCCCGGCGACGTGGACCGGCTCGGGGAGGTGGTCGCGGCGGCGACGGCGGGCGCGGGCCTGCTCGAGCGGGTCGGCGAGCGCTGGGTGGACCTCGACGGGTGACCGGTCAGTCCACCACGCCGTCGACGTAGACCCACCGGCCGGCGCGCTGCTCGAACCGGCTGACCTCGTGCATCGAGCCGCCCTCCCACGACGCCACGAACTCGACCGTGTCGCCCTCCGCGGCGAGGACCCGCAGGCCGGTCCAGCGGGTCCCCGGGGCGGGGCGGACTTCGTCGGGACGGGTCCGCGGGTGCCAGGTGCGGAACAGGTGGTCGGCGTCCCCGCGGACGTGGGCGGTGTAGCGCGAGCGCATCAGCTGCTCGGGCGTCTCGGCCCGGGCGGCGTTCGCCAGCAGGGGTCCGCAGCAGGCGTCGTACGCCTCGCCGGTCCCGCAGGGGCAGGGGACTGTCAGCACGAGGCCGACCCTATCGACGCCGTTTGGTTTGCGGTGTAATTATGTAAGCATGAAATCAGACGAGAGCCGCCGCGGTCGCCGCGGCGGGTGGCAGGTCGCCGACCTGCCGGACGCGAGCGATGCGTCCGAGTGGTTCCACGGGCGGCTGCCCGAGGCATGGTTCAGCGCGGTCGACGTCACCGTCGACCGTGAGGAGATCCTGGTGGTGGGCACCCTCGCCGCCGACGACGTCAGCGGGGCCGAGGCGGAGGGTCGCATCGGCCGCTTCCGCTCGGAGACCAGGGCCGAGCGCATCGAGATCGCGCTCGAGGCGCAGGCGCGCTATCAGCGCAAGGTGTCGTGGGGGGTTCGGCTCGGTGACACCGAGGCGCTGTTCACCCACGTCGCCGCACCCGTGATGACGCGGCTGCGCCAGCCCGAGCGGCGGGTGCTCGACACCCTGGTCGACGCCGGCGTCGCCCGCTCCCGGTCCGACGCCCTCGCGTGGTCGGTCCGGCTCGTCGGGGAGCACGCCGACGAGTGGCTCGGCCAGCTCCGCGACGCGATGGCCGAGGTCGACAAGCTGCGCGGCGAGGGCCCGACCCTCTGACGCAGCCCCGACGTGGACGCGCGGACACAACTCGGTCGTCCCGCCCCGTCCCAGCGGGGCGGGACGCCGAAATCCAGTGTTCTGTCCGCGCGTCTGCGCACTACGGTGCGGCGCATGACGATCGAGCGGCCCGAGCCGTCCTTCAGCAACGACGAGGTCGGGATGCTGCGCTCCTACCTCGACCACTTCCGCGCCACCGTCCGGCTCCAGGCCAGCGGGCTCACCGACGAGCAGCTCGCACAGACGCTGCCGCCGAGCGACCTGACCCTCGGCGGGATGCTCAAGCACCTCGCCTTCGTCGAGGACTACTGGTTCTCCTACAACCTCGCGGCGCGCGACCCCGCCCCGCCGTGGGACACCGCCCCCTGGGGCGACGACCCCGACTGGGACTGGCACAGCGCCGCCGGCACCCCGCACGCCGAGCTGGACTCGCTCCTCGCGGCGGCCATCGCGCGCTCGGACGCGTGCCTCGACGCCGCGCTGGCCGCGGACCCGGACCTCGGCAGGCGCGTGGCCAGGCCCCGGCCTCCCGAGAAGGGGGAGACCGCCACGCTGCGGTGGGTGCTGGCCCACATGCTCGAGGAGTACGCCCGTCACGCCGGCCACGCGGACCTCATCCGCCAGTCGATCGACGGCGCGACGGACGTCTGAGCAGGTCAGGTCAGCGGGTCAGGTCCTCGTGCAGGCAGAGCACGTTGCCGGAGGGGTCCTTGAACCACGCGGCCTTCTCGGAGCCGAGCACGCAGACGTGGTCGACGGTGCGCAGGTCGGGCAGGTCGTAGTCCTCGAAGACGACGCCGCGGCCCTCCAGCTCGCCGATCTCGGCGGAGATGTCGTCGACCTCGAAGCTCATCGCGGTGCTCTCCGAGGGGTGGCTGTCGGGGCGGGGCAGCAGGACGAGCGACGATCCGCCGTCCAGCGCGAAGACCGCGGCGCCCTCGTCGTTGGGTCCGGTGTAGTCGAGCCCCAGGGACTCGGAGTAGAACGTGCGGGCGCGGTCGACGTCGGTGACCGGGAGCATCATCGCGACCGTACGGTGTGTGAGCGACATGAGCGCCTCCTCTGTTGCCTGGTCACCACCCACTGTGCGCCCGCGGCCGGACTGCCGGGAGACTGCTCCAGACCGGAGAATCGAAGGAGATCCGTTGATCATCAGGACCGCGACCGAGGACGACTGGCCCGCGATCTGGCCGTTCTGGCGCGACATCGTCGAGGACGGTGAGACGTACGCCTATCCGCTGGGCGCGACGTCGGAGACGGCCCGCGGGTGGTGGTTCGACGGCAGCCACGTCGTCGTCGCGACGGAGGACACGACGGAGGACACCACGGAGGACAGCAGGGTCCTGGGGTCGGCCAAGATGGGACCGAACCGACCCGGGCGGGGCGCCCACGTCGGCACGGCCTCCTTCATGGTCGCCCCGGAGGCCCGGGGCCGCGGCGTCGGCCGACGGCTCGGTGAGCACATGGTCGACTGGCACCGCGAGCAGGGCTTCGCCGGCATCCAGTTCAACGCCGTCGTGGAGACCAACACCGCCGCCGTACGGCTCTGGCAGGACCTCGGCTTCGAGGTCGTCGGCACCGTTCCCCGCGCCTTCGAGACCCCGAGCCGGGGCCGCGTCGGGCTGCACGTGATGTACCTCGAGCTCGACTGAGGTCCGCGAGGGGCAGCGGACCGGGCGCCCGTCTGGTGGAATGTGACACATGGCCGACCCGATCCGCGTCTACCTCCTCGACGACCACGACGTCGTCCGTCAGGGACTGAGGTTCCTGCTCGAGCAGCAGGACGACATCGTCGTGGTGGGCGAGTCCGCCACCGCGGCCGAGGCCGCGGCCCGGATCCCGGCGATGCGGCCCGACGTCGCGGTCCTCGACGCGCGGCTGCCGGACGGCTCCGGCATCGAGGTGTGCCGCTCGGTGCGCGCGGTCGACCCCACCATCAACGCCCTGATCCTCACGTCCTACGACGACGACGAGGCGCTGTTCGCCGCGATCATGGCGGGCGCCGCCGGCTACGTCCTCAAGGAGATCCGCAGCTCCGACCTGGTCACCGCGGTGCGCCACGTCGCGGCCGGCAAGTCGCTGATCGACCCCGCGATGACCGCCACCGTGCTCGAGCGGATCCGCAACGGCCCGGGCACGCCCGACGAGCTGGCCTCGTTGACCGACCAGGAGCGGGTGCTGCTGGGCCACATCGCGGAGGGGCTCACCAACCGGCAGATCGCCGAGCAGATGTTCCTCGCCGAGAAGACGGTGAAGAACTATGTCTCGAGCATCCTCGCCAAGCTCGGCCTCGAGCGGCGTACGCAGGCGGCCGTGCTGGCCTCGAAGCTGCTCGGCGACGCCCCTCGCTGACAGGCCCTCCGCGCTGGGGACCTAGGTCCCGCCGACGGGGTGACCGGCGACCCTGCTGCCCGCAGCCGGGAGAAGGGAATCTGGTGGTGACCCGGAAACCCACCACAAGAGGAGGAGATGACGATGAACGTCATCCACCGCCAGCACCACATCAGCACCGAAGGCGTCACCACCTCCGAGACCGAGGAAGTCCGCAGCCCCGGACTGGCCCGCGCCCTCGCCGTCCTGCGGATCGCCTTCGGAATCACCTTCCTGTGGGCTTTCCTCGACAAGACCTTCGCCCTGGGCTTCCACACCGGCTACGACCAGGAGGGCAACCTCGACCGGTTCGGTGACGCCGCGTGGATCAACGGGGCCAGCCCCACCGAGGGCTTCCTGACCTTCGGTGTCCCAGCGGACAACCCCTTCAAGGAGATGTTCAACTCCATGGCCGGACAGGCCTGGGTGGACTGGCTGTTCATGATCGGCCTGCTCGGCATCGGCATCACCCTCCTGCTCGGGGTGGGCATGCGGATCGGCACCGCCGCCGGCGCCCTGATGTACGCCTTCATGTACGCCGCAGTGCTCCCGCTGGAGAACAACCCGGTCGTCGACGACCACCTCGTCGGCGTGATCGTGATGGCCGTCCTCGCCCTCGGCGCAGCCGGCACCACGTGGGGGCTGGGTCACTGGTGGAACCGCACGGACGTGGTGCAGAAGTACCCCGTCCTGAGGTGAGACCAGTCCCTCACCGGACCCGGCGCCGTCCCCCGGCGTCGGGTCCCTTGGCGTGTGGTCAGCGCAGCGGGACGCGCCAGACCAGGGCCGTGCCGCGCTCGCCCACGGGTGAGACCAGGAGCGTGCCGCCCAGGTCGTCGGCGCGGCGCCTGGCGTTGCGCAGGCCGCTCTCGGAGACCTCGTCCGGCAGGCCCACGCCGTCGTCGGCGACGCGCAGCTCGAGGAGGTCGCCGGTGACGACCAGGTCGACCTCGGCGCTGTCGGCCAGCGCGTGCCGCGCGACGTTGGAGATCGCCTCGCGCAGCACCGCGAGCAGCTGTGACCCGAGGGCCGGCGGGACCGCGGTGTCGACCGGCCCGGAGGTGCGCACGACCGGGGTGAACCCGAGCACCGGGACGTACTCCTTGACCAGGCTGCGCACGGCGGCGCGCAGTGAGTCGCCACGGCGGTCCTGGAGCTCGAAGATCGTGCCACGGATCGCCTTGATGGTGTCGTCGAGCTCACCCACGGAGCTGTCGAGGCGCTCGGTGACCGCGTCGTTGCCGGCCATCGCGGCGACGCCCTGCAGCTGCAGCCCCGTCGCGAAGAGCCGTTGGATGACGATGTCGTGCAGGTCGCGGGCGATGCGCTCGCGGTCGGAGATCAGCGCCAGCTCCTGGCGGTCGGCCAGGGCCTGGGTGCGGTCGAGGGACAGGGCCACCTGGTCGGCGAAGCCGGCGAACAGGTCGCGGTCCTGCACGTCGAGCAGGCCGGCGCCCGGCTGGGAGACCGCGACGAGCGCGGTGACCGGCGCGAGGTGCGACCGCAGCGGCACGACGACCAGGGGTACGCCGGCGGCGTACGTGGCGACCGCCGAGGCGCTGCCGTCGGGCTCGACGCTGTCGCGGGCCTCGGCGAGCACGTCGGCCACCCAGGCGGGGTCGGCGTCCGGGGCGACGCTGACGGTGTCGTGGTCCGGGCCCAGCGACGACCAGAGGGCGACGGCCCTCGCGCGCGACACCTGCCGGGCGGTGGAGACGATCTGGGGCAGCACGTCGTCGAGGTCGACGGGCGGCTGGAGCAGCTCGGCGAGCTCGGCCGAGGCCTCCAGCCACTGCCGCCGCCGCTCGCTGAGCGCGAACGAGCGGGCGTTGCTGATCACGTAGCCGGCCGTGCGGGCCAGCTCCTCGACCAGCCTCTCGTCGGCGTCCGTGAACGGCCCGCCGTCGGCCTTCTCGGTGAGGTAGAGGTTGCCGAAGACGGTGCCGCGGATCCGCACCGGCATGCCGAGGAACGACGTCATCGGCGGGTGGTTGGGCGGGAAGCCCACCGACGAGGGGTGGGCGCTCAGGTCGGCCAGGCGCAGTCCGGACGGGTCCTCGATGATCACGCCGAGGATGCCGCGCCCGCGCGGGAGGTCGCCGATCAGGGCGCGGGTGCGGTCGTCCAGGCCGGTGGTGACGAACTCGACCAGCTCGCCACCGTCGTTGCCCAGCACCCCGAGGGCCCCGTAGCGGGCACCGGTGAGGGCTGTCGCCGCCTCCACGATGCGGGTGAGCACGCTGGCGAGGTCGAGGTCGCTGGAGATGGCGGTGACCGCCTCGAGCAGCGAGCGGGCGTCGGCACCGAGGTCCGGTGAGGGAGTGTGCGTCACGCCCACATCATCCCCCTCCGTCATCTCCCTCGGTGGTCGAGCAGCGCCGAGGGACCAGCGACATCTCGACGGGACCGCCGGCCAGCTGTACTGGGTGCTGTCGTGCTCGTCGGCGCCCCGTGGCTTCTTTCCCTGGTCATCATG
It contains:
- a CDS encoding response regulator → MADPIRVYLLDDHDVVRQGLRFLLEQQDDIVVVGESATAAEAAARIPAMRPDVAVLDARLPDGSGIEVCRSVRAVDPTINALILTSYDDDEALFAAIMAGAAGYVLKEIRSSDLVTAVRHVAAGKSLIDPAMTATVLERIRNGPGTPDELASLTDQERVLLGHIAEGLTNRQIAEQMFLAEKTVKNYVSSILAKLGLERRTQAAVLASKLLGDAPR
- a CDS encoding GAF domain-containing sensor histidine kinase — its product is MTHTPSPDLGADARSLLEAVTAISSDLDLASVLTRIVEAATALTGARYGALGVLGNDGGELVEFVTTGLDDRTRALIGDLPRGRGILGVIIEDPSGLRLADLSAHPSSVGFPPNHPPMTSFLGMPVRIRGTVFGNLYLTEKADGGPFTDADERLVEELARTAGYVISNARSFALSERRRQWLEASAELAELLQPPVDLDDVLPQIVSTARQVSRARAVALWSSLGPDHDTVSVAPDADPAWVADVLAEARDSVEPDGSASAVATYAAGVPLVVVPLRSHLAPVTALVAVSQPGAGLLDVQDRDLFAGFADQVALSLDRTQALADRQELALISDRERIARDLHDIVIQRLFATGLQLQGVAAMAGNDAVTERLDSSVGELDDTIKAIRGTIFELQDRRGDSLRAAVRSLVKEYVPVLGFTPVVRTSGPVDTAVPPALGSQLLAVLREAISNVARHALADSAEVDLVVTGDLLELRVADDGVGLPDEVSESGLRNARRRADDLGGTLLVSPVGERGTALVWRVPLR